In Arsenicicoccus sp. oral taxon 190, the following are encoded in one genomic region:
- a CDS encoding 1,4-dihydroxy-2-naphthoyl-CoA synthase yields the protein MSALETVSETFDPSAWHEVPGFDFTDITYHRAHDLGCVRIAFDRPGVLNAFRPHTVDELYTALDHARRTPDVGVVLLTGNGPHPEGRSRETAGWAFCTGGDQRIRGRSGYQYAADGSDDVTAAGVDERRVKAEGGRLHILEVQRLIRTMPKVVIALVNGWAAGGGHSLHVVCDLTMASRERARFKQTDADVGSFDAGYGSAYLARMVGQKRAREIFFLGRTYTAEDMQRMGAVNLVSDHADLEADALQVAREILGKSPQAQRMLKFAFNLVDDGLMGQQVFAGEATRLAYMTDEAVEGRDQFLQKREPDWSPFPWYF from the coding sequence GTGAGCGCCCTGGAGACCGTCAGCGAGACCTTCGACCCGTCGGCGTGGCACGAGGTGCCCGGCTTCGACTTCACCGACATCACCTACCACCGCGCCCACGACCTCGGCTGCGTGCGCATCGCGTTCGACCGGCCCGGGGTGCTCAACGCGTTCCGCCCCCACACGGTCGACGAGCTCTACACGGCGCTCGACCACGCCCGGCGCACCCCCGACGTGGGCGTCGTGCTGCTCACCGGCAACGGGCCGCACCCCGAGGGCAGGTCCCGCGAGACCGCCGGGTGGGCCTTCTGCACCGGCGGCGACCAGCGCATCCGGGGGCGCTCCGGCTACCAGTACGCCGCGGACGGGTCCGACGACGTGACCGCCGCCGGCGTCGACGAGCGCCGCGTCAAGGCCGAGGGGGGCCGGCTGCACATCCTCGAGGTGCAGCGGCTGATCCGCACCATGCCCAAGGTGGTGATCGCCCTGGTCAACGGATGGGCGGCCGGTGGCGGCCACTCGCTGCACGTCGTGTGCGACCTGACCATGGCCAGCCGCGAGCGGGCCCGCTTCAAGCAGACCGACGCGGACGTGGGCTCCTTCGACGCGGGCTACGGCTCGGCCTACCTCGCGCGCATGGTCGGCCAGAAGCGCGCCCGCGAGATCTTCTTCCTGGGCCGCACCTACACCGCCGAGGACATGCAGCGGATGGGCGCCGTCAACCTGGTCAGCGACCACGCCGACCTCGAGGCCGACGCGCTGCAGGTGGCGCGCGAGATCCTGGGCAAGTCGCCGCAGGCGCAGCGGATGCTGAAGTTCGCCTTCAACCTGGTCGACGACGGCCTCATGGGCCAGCAGGTCTTCGCGGGCGAGGCGACCCGGCTCGCCTACATGACCGACGAGGCGGTCGAGGGGCGCGACCAGTTCCTGCAGAAGCGCGAGCCTGACTGGTCCCCCTTCCCCTGGTACTTCTGA